The Magnolia sinica isolate HGM2019 chromosome 3, MsV1, whole genome shotgun sequence genome includes the window taaaaatgatttggattgttCTTGTTCTTCCTATTGTCTTTCAAAAAGCAAGTGTATTCCCTTTTCTTTAAgtattacaaaatcatcttctatgtttgaacttgtgcatacggatgtctggggtccttcaccaattatgtctctctctagattacgatactatgttatattcattgatgacttCACATGGTACACTTGTATTTACTTTCTTCAAttaaagtcacaggtttttgaaaaattcaagttatttcactctatggtgaagACTCAGTTTCAGGTTgtagttcaaactctccgctctgactcaggggagaatatctctcaaccgaatttcgtacatttcttcaaagtcatgggattattcatcagaccacctgttctgatactccacaacagaatgaggtggctgaacgaaaaaatcatcatattgttgaaactgccaacccCCTAATGACAGCTATGGGTGTTCCTCGTTCCTTCTGGGCGGAAGCCatgttacattcagtctacttgattaactggatgccaaccaaagttctacacagtaaatctccctactttgttctcacctgcttacctcctgcatattccacattccgtgtttttggttgtatctgttaggttcacctggcttcacatgaacgtaataaactatctccaaaatcagtcaaatgtatgtacttgggatttgggaaaaCTCAAAAggatttttgatattatgatctTGTTTCTCTttgtgttcgggtttcacgacatgttgtttttcttaaacatattgcatttcattcctctcctcctcctccgcacactccaaactcttctggtctaaccacctttcctgaaatttcgtttgcctcgagtactctccctcgtccattgcaggtttactcacgtcgaccacgtatagatccaccacctattactcaacccaaacctactgtacctgttgcggatcctgaacctacctcgatacgtcgttccgctcgtgaacatcgagcgcctgatcgcttgatatgctctatgtctgctatgaatgctactctggatactgtttctattcctacttcatattcTCAGACAGTcgctcatgattgttggaagaaggctatggcagaagaacttgcggtATTGAATGATAATCATacatgggacattgtcactcgacctgctgaccaacagctaattggtagcaaatggatttattctgtcaaacTCAAGTctaatggatcattggatcgatacaaggctcgacttgtcgctcaggaatataaacaggaatacggaattgattacgatgagactttcgctcttgtggccaagatgaaaactgttcgtactcttctggctatatcttctgttctCTCATGGCCACTCtcccagatggatgtgaaaaatgtctttcttcatggagacttCCAAGAAactgtatatttgaaacctcctcctggctctttaattcccgacaataaggtatgtcgcctaaagaaagccctgtacggcctcaaatAGGGACCGCGGGCATGGTTCCAATGCTTTCACGATGTTattacgggtgctggctttactcaaagtggtcatgacccatcattatttttgcgcaccactgctcacAGCATTGTTATTATTctggtttatgttgatgacctcctactgactggtagcgatgctactagCATTTccgctttaaaggaagttctgcaagcaTCCtttaagatgaaagacctcggccatctaacatactttcttggacttgaatttttgTGTTCTAACCGTGGGATTCTGGTCaaccagcgtaaatataccaaggatcttctcgccttggcatcattAACGGATCAGAAGACGGTTCAGACtcctttagaacttaacgttcactatggccgtgacgatggtgatctacttgcacagcccgatttATACCGCTGTCtagttgggagtctggtttactaaactatgactcgccctgatattgcctacgttgTCCAAGTCGTTAGttagtttgtttctgctcctcggactcttcatatgactgcggtgttacaCATTCTACGGTACCTTCGTGGCACTCTAGATCGATCTTTATTCTTCTCCTCCACAACGACTCTGGATCTTCGTGCTTATTCAGTGCTAATTGGGCTGgatgcgctctcacacgaagatctaccactggctactgtgtttttcttagcacttctctcatcttttggaggtgtaagaagcaggccactgtttccaaatcgagtacagaagccgagtatcgggcgatgtcagctgcgtgtagtgagctcgtctggttacgtggacttctttcagaCTTGGGCTTTCCTCTACAGAATcttactccactccatgtcgataatctcagtgcaattcagattgcctctaactcggtttttcatgaacggacgaagcattttgaagttgactgtcattttatccgcgagaaatttcaatctgggctcatttctcttccacatgtggcatcccatgatcagattgctgacattctcaccaagCCCCTCACGTCTGCACGTCACTCTtttcttgttggcaaactattacttgtcgatttCACACATATactagacaatttatcaaaccaaTAAACAGGACTTAATTGCCTcttcaatttggactgttaatcatTTCTTATTTTAACTGTCGATATATATGACCAATATATAACTCATTTAGTAATGATAAACTCCAGATTACCAAACAAAAGATTTTATTTCATAGATTCAAACATACCATTCTACATTATAAATACTGAGACACCGAAAATCGCTACCATAGATCAATAGTGACGAATGGTTAGAACTTGATCGCTGCATTGAGGTTGGCAAGGTCTAGGTAGACGGTCTCTAACACAGCATAGCCCTTGGCATACCGAAACAAGCTGGTGCCGGACACAACCGAGGCCTCCCTCTGCTTTAGAAAGAACCAGTCGGCCCCTTGTATCTCCAATGTGCTTCCATTGTACTTCTCATTGGTAAAGATAACCGAGAATAGAAGGTGGAGATCTGAAGCGTCCAATGCCGAGTTCACATACATCCCATGTGCCCTCCCCATCTCCTTTGATGTCCGATCCAAGCCTTCAGTTACGGCATCATCGATCACCATGATGGTTGCAAATTTAAGTATGCTCGAATAAGTGTCGTTCAGACCAGCAACTGGAAAGGCGGTCGCATTTGAACCAGTTTCCCAATCTTGCAAGTAGAGGACCATATTGGTCTCCTTGATGGGTAGGACTTCCAAGCTAGCCATCATGGGTGTGAATAATGCCACAATGGTCAATTGCACCAATGTGATGAATGCCATTTTGATATGGACCGTGTGATCAAACTCTTTTTATCTGTTGTTTTGATAAGCTAGTTTATATTGTGGACATGCAAGAGGAGCTATTTATGAGCAAATGATGATTAAGATGTTTTTAATTTTACTGAGATGTATTACAAGAAAGTTCGTTTTATAGCATCTTTGCCTTTTGTTTATCTGATATCCATGAGTAGGGGAGGCAATGGGTCAGGTTGCCTCGCCTGGCCACCTTTGGTCCCGCATTGTAGAGCCAAGGCCAGGGCCAAGTCCTCTATAGCCGGATCAGGGGATTAAACCCAGTGGCCCCGGCCCATTACCACCCCATTCATGAGCTATATTATTTGAGtattaataaagagaaaaaattttAATACCATGGCTGAGATTTGTCCACACTCTTTGGATGCATCGTGAACCGAAAAACAGATTATTTGATCATTTGACTATTAGattttgtggacatttattggatggttaagaatGAACTTAAAAAATGCAGCGGTCGTAATATAAACATTGTTCAACTGATCTATTCTTTTGATTGTGAGTAGGGGGTTGTTTGGATACTCCATTGACTGGTTAAGTTAAAtttttaaagggattttcaccaaCAACTACCTAAATATATCAAAATTACATCCTAATACCTTTTCTTTAAAAGGTTTTTGTTAAGCTACCTCATTGGGAAGATGGATTGGGTAGGTTATTTTCTTGTAAATGATGAAACTGCCCTTTTTCAAAATTAAGTATTCACAAATCTAAGGTTAGTATTGTTTACATGATCTCattttgggtaattctttcatcctAATGAGGTACATCgaatgaatggattgaatggctTATAAACAAAATAGTTGGCCCTGCACATAACAAATGGTGGACGTCCGATCCGAACCTTTTTATAGGGTGTGTCCTACCTGAGTTTAGGATGGTCATGGTTTTTGGGTTCTAAAGTGAACATGAACCAGCATACCTGATGGATAGGTGGATCCATGAAAGTTCGGCAGCTCTTTATGTATAGGGGTGGTTTTGTAACTTACAAAATAAAAACTTTTTGTTGCTGTATACAGACGTATTTTTGTTATTTACGAGAAAAGCACACTTAATGTGATAGAATTTAGAGGAAACTAATGGAAGGTACTAATAGGTAATTAACTTGATTAACCAGGTAGCTTAATGAAAAGTTAATTTAAATAGGCGCAGATTCAAAATACCATATTAAGTGGGTAGGTATTATATAAAAGTCCCTTTTTTATCCATAACCAAATATTTTTTTGGCTCCAAATGGCCCCTTATGAACAGTGGTTTCCACAATATAGTGGGTCCAAGTCGAGCTTATGTATGTTACGTGTACAATTACCGAGTGACTGCACATCAAGTGATGTACTccaccggagtatcaaataattcccttTGGAGCTTAAGGGTAATATGGTTGCCTTGGAAAACTGAAGATATTCCATAAGATGGAAGATGTCGTTTGGAAGTTGGCATATATGCGTCCAACAACCGGCACAAAAGTATGCCTCTTTTCAAGGGAATTGTTATTCCTCTTCCAGCGTACATTCGTGGGAGATGATCGAGTTGCCTGTGGAGGTTGGGGAGGTCTCGTGCCTCCAAATCATCGCATTCATAGATGtgattgacacagggatgaacatgatgaggttgatcaccgtcttcctcaaggataattactccaaatcatggaacttctctagactcctcacatgAACTtattgaatccatgaggaaaaagcaagcaaaatagaaaataaattctatagaactcgtaatttgattgattgatgaaataaacgAATTTGCAGCccttaaataaggataccaagcctctgaagaagtttcggaattaaactacaactaaaactccctaaaattcataacttactataaatagtatatttactatttataataagtgtcctatttgactcgaccaaattattctcctaattattttaagcacttttcatgttggacacaactcctaaagcccaacggatgaagagttacaattaaaccaaaacttactaaaaataataaaaatggaaataaacaaggaattcgactgtcgatctgatgaaatctcacaaattcggcatgagTAACCACACCTGTCCgagttggttggataaagtagttCGTcctaaattcatatatggcatatcgagtaactcattttggtttgctagatatgtctgttttaaggttctaacggtcttgaTGGTGTCtacctccgatcaggccttctttagtccatcttggacatgaaagtgtctgcgacccgctctacatcaatctctTCCACTTTAAAAGAATTTGTCCTCAAGTTCTCGTGTTTTTTCGGTTCTTGATATTCGGTAGGTGCGCCGTAACGATacccaaatcaaaagttatgatcaatttacggttcaccttcttttggtctaacCATGCTAGCAATGTATCGGTGCCACATCCTACATCAGTGATCTGAACCACTGCCTGATTTGGTGCCTCATACTTACTCCTTCAAGTTCAAGTAGAGGCAGACTCATCTGAGTTGGGAGTAAATCGGGCTGACTTAAGTAAGGGGTGAGCAAGGGTGATATATGGACCTAACTCGGTCCCAACCAAATCCATTCGCTTGTTTTTTCAGATAAAATTCTTTGAACAATATGAATAAAAATGAAAGGTTGCACCTTATACAAAAAGAGTCACGTGTTGTTCCATTAGGTGACATCCATTTACTCCCACATTTACTTTAGCCACATGTGTAGGACATCTAATCTACAAGGGGCATGTATGGTGAACACCTTTGTAATGTTTGCACTTATGATCACTCTTGATAAACCAATGTTTTTCATATGGTTATCGTGTAATACTTCGCACCGTTAAgatacagatatatatatatttatatatatatatatatcagctatCGCATAGGTTATATCACGTggtgtgttgttgttgttggaaaacaataagaaatttgttgaattttttaataagACTTTAggaattctttttttaaaatatcaatataaaaacttataaatcaaaatattacaaaaaagtacacataataagaTTCTTTTGTATGGGGTCTTAATTTATGCATTAtttgactaaactaatgcaagtatattcaaagtctatacatataatttataaatgcaaaaagacatatatacaaacaccaacaatacattcaaaagcaaaacaaGAAGCAGAAAATATATATACCTGTGAATAATGTGTTCGGTTGTGACTTAGACTGACATAGAGATACACGATTGGCTCAAAATCATCATTTCTATCTCAATAGGTTGAGCATAGTACTACAACTCACAAACCAACAATGCTATGCCTATGTCGACGGAGTAAAATGATACCAATGAATGTACTCTCTAACATAATGATGATAGTCAtcctcttaattttttttttattttattttttatttttcacaaatcgGCCCATCttcccccaaatctcaaaattatgTATGTAATGaaaattttatcaaacagttcTAAATATTTTGAAATGGGGTCTAATTGACCACTAATCGAAGTagaattttgatatatatatatatatatatatataaaccttttttaattaacttttaattaaaaattattattttctaaaaaatctccaatttacCCAAAATCAttagatcaagttacatacatgtttgattttatatttagacacaaagattcaaccaatttgcgagaaattgaatttctttttttttcttttcaatttttcataATTCGGCTTATCTCCTTCAaatcttgaaatcaaagctcATAATTCATAATTTTTCATACAGAACATGAagaattgtaaatttgtaatcaTTTAACactaatttaaaataatttaaattttcaaaaaatggaagataaaaaataaaatttttttaaaaaaaaaaaaaaagtatttcacATTGCATAGGTGAGATGCGAAATATATCGTGGAATATATTGACCGATATCATTAATACTGAAAACATTGTGATAAACAataaaccatttttttttttaaatcatggtTAAGGGGTTTTGAATGGTGACAGTGCCCATGGACTACTCAACCATGGGTTGCTGACTCATCTACATCGGATGTGACTTACTTGGACTCAATCAAGTTTGACCCAGTTTAACACCATTGAGTTAGCACTAAAAATATGCCTAATTAGGTCAAGCTGACTCAACTCAGGACTGGATTTTAAGTGGAGTTATTGAGTTTTTAACTATGCTCTCCTGCATCTATTTTGAGGGGCTTGTAAGTAGACATGTACACCAGTTGAGCCGAGCAGAGCTAAGCTTTGCCCAGCTCATGCTCCACTCGGACTGCTCGAGTCCCAGCTTGGATTaggctcggctcggccttcgagctctgAACAGCAACTCATGCTCGGCTCGgccgagtttgagccgagttttttgagtcgagttcgagtttgaATAAGATGCCATCTTATGGACCGTATCATACGGTCGAATCCCTAGCCTAAAACTATCACTTTTCATCAAGATGGCCCGGCCTCTTCCCTATCTTTTTTTTAGGGGAAGGTATGGCCTCGACCTTATTCATTTGTTTACCTATCGTGATCCACGAGACCAACGTCCTGGATCACCATTCTGCaggccccacttatacaaacaAAAAATCAAAGCAAAAAATTCAAACAAAGACGAAGAAAATAGCCGATCAGATCGGACAACACGAAAAAGATAAGAGGAAGGGAAGATCTGATGGACGGATCTTATCAAGAACATGGTTTAAAGGGAGGAAGATTGGAAAGGTCCACATCTCCATCATCATCCGTTTTTCTTCTGCTTCTGCCGATTGTTGTTAATCCTCGAGTTCTTCGTAATACACATCATAGACGGACCGAATGCAGCCGCTCCCGCAGCAATCACCCGGCAATGGCTTCTCTGGCGGGgattcttctacttcttcttcttcttcttgatctTGTCTTTGGCTTTGTCAGACATcggctccttctccttctctgccATCTCTCCCACGCGGCACAAGAATCTCAGCCGTTGAGGGCGATGAtgggaa containing:
- the LOC131239091 gene encoding dirigent protein 1-like, which gives rise to MAFITLVQLTIVALFTPMMASLEVLPIKETNMVLYLQDWETGSNATAFPVAGLNDTYSSILKFATIMVIDDAVTEGLDRTSKEMGRAHGMYVNSALDASDLHLLFSVIFTNEKYNGSTLEIQGADWFFLKQREASVVSGTSLFRYAKGYAVLETVYLDLANLNAAIKF